The sequence TCACGGGGGACAACAGCGCCACCGCATCCGCCGGCCCATACAGGGCCATGTTGATCCGCCCAGACGCCGACACGCACGCCGCGGACAGCAGCACCCCGATGAGCATGGACCCGGAATCGCCCATAAAAATCCGCGCCGGAGAAAAGTTGTGCGGCAAAAACCCCAGGCACACCCCGGCCAACGCCGCCGAAATCATGGCCGGCGGATACGCGGAAACGGTGCCGCCCTGGTCGTGAAGAATGGTCAGGGAGTACACGAGGATCGTGGCGGAGGCGATCAGCCCCAGCCCCGCGGCGAGGCCATCGAGTCCGTCCACGAAGTTCATCGCGTTGATGATCGTGACCGTCAACAACACCGTGATCACCGTGGACTGCACTTGATCCAGGATGAGCGTGGTCCCCCCGTCGGCCGGCCAATACAGCAGGTACCAGGACAGGCCCATGAGGCTCATGAGCACCGAGCCGCCCACCTGCCCCACCAGCTTGACTACCCAGCTTATGTCGTAGAGATCGTCCACCACCCCCACGGCCACGATGACGAAGGACGCCGCGAGCACAGCGTTCATGTCGGGCGTCACCGGTGGGAAACCCCGCGTGAGCGCCGGGAGCTGACCGGCCGTCACAACCGCCATCACCACCCCGCTGAACATAGCCACTCCCCCCAACCTCGGCGTGGGCACCGTGTGCACGTCCCGCTCCCTGGGCACCGCCAGGTGGCCCCGCCGCAGCATGAGGCTGCGAACCACCCCGGTGAGCAGGAAGGTGGTCCCGCAGCCCACCAGCAGCACGAGGGCCAGCTCGCGCAGCGGAACACCCGCGCCTGTGCTATACCCCTGCGCCAACACTTGGCTGCTGCCGAACTGCATCACTGCAACCCGCCATCCTTCCTGGTCTGCGTGCTTTGCCCCATGGGCCCTTAGGTTCGTGGTCCGCTAAATCTGACCGCGGAGCTGCGCCGGGCTCATCCCCAGCACCTCCCCCACCTCCTCGGCGCTCGTCGCACCCTCCCGCAGGATCCGCGGCCGACCGGAGGAGAGATCCACGATCGTGGAGGGGGAACCCACCGTGGCCGTGCCGCCGTCCATGTACACCCCGACCTCCCCGCCCAACTGCTCCTCGGCCTGCGCGACCGTCACGGCCGGGGGCTGGCCGGAGATGTTCGCGCTAGAGACCGCCATAGGCCCCGTGCGCTGCAGCAGCTCTAGGGCAACGGGGTGCAGCGGCATCCGGAGCATCACCGTGCCCCGCGTGTCCCCCAGATTCCACGGCAGCGAGGGGGCCTGGTGCACAACGACGGACAGGCCCCCCGGCCAGAACGCCTCCACCAGGCGACGCAGGTTGAAGCTGTATTCCCGGACCAGGCCCTCCACGGTGGACCAGCTACCGATGAGCACCGGCACGGGCATGTCCGGTCCGCGCCGCTTAGCACGCAGCAGGGCCTCTACGGCCTGGTTGTCGAAAGCGTCGCAGCCGATGCCATAGACCGTGTCCGTCGGCAGAACCACCAGACGGCCGCCCTTGACGGCGTTGACGGCGCGGATGAGGGCATCCTCGCGGTCGGTCGGGTCCGTGGCATCTACGCGCAATGACATCTCAGGTGATCCTTGGGTGTTTCGGCGGGGCTTGCGGTGTTCCGGGGCTTGCCGTGTTACGGGCAGCTACTAAGGCTCCTATCGTAGTGACCCACCAGAACCGCCGGGCACGTATGTCGGGGGCCGGTGCACTTCGGCGCTGACAAAGCGATCGCGCCCGGCGAGGTCCCGGTGGCCGCGCACGCCCCGTAATCCTCGGCTGCACAGGAGCTGCGCCATCGCCTCCCCGGTGGAGTCGTCGTGCTCGATGGCGAGAAGACAGCGGGGTGCGGCGGCCTGCAGCATGGCGCCGAGGAGTGGCTCCATCAGCGCCATTCCGTCTGCCCCGGCGAACACCGCCTCTGCCGGATCCGCGTGGACTTCCGGGCTCACCGGGCTCTCGCTGGGCACGTAGGGCGGGTTGCTCATCACCACGTCCCCCGCGGCTGTAAGACCCAGTCGCATAATTAGCCCGGGGTCTGCCACATCCCCGCTGAACCACTCCAGGTGAACGCGCTCGCCGATCTCCCCCCGGCGGCGCAACTGACGTTCGTTCGCGCGGGCCAGGTCCAGCGCCTTGGAGTTTGCGTCCACGCCGACGATGCGGGCGCGGTAACTGTGGCGCGTGAGACGTGCGGCCAGGGCCAGGGCGATGCTGCCAGGTCCGGTGCACAGGTCCACGATGGTGAGCTCGTCGGGCATGAGCGCGGCGGTCAGCGGTGCGGATTGCATGTTCTTCAGGACGCCCCCAACCTCGCGCCAGACCCAGTCCACCATGAGCTCGGTCTCTGGCCTGGGCAGAAAGGCCTCCGGCCCGGCCAGGAGATCCAGGCCGTCGAAGAACGCGGCCCCCACGATGTGTTGCAGCGGCTCCCGCCGGCTGCGGCGATCCACCCAGTCCGCGAAGGCCGCCGGGGCGGGATCCTCGCTGCGGGTAAACAGCTCTGTGGCGGACACGGGCCTGCGCGGGTGTTCGCGGTCCGGCGCTGGGGCCAGGGCATAGGCCATGAGGAGGCGGGCATCGGGCAGCGGGGACTCCACCCCCGCGTCCGCGAGGAGCCGGGCGGCGGCGCGAGTGGCACCGCCGACGGTGTCGGTTTCCTGCAGGTGTGGCACGGGGTCCGCGGGGCCCTAGCTCTCCGCCTCGAGGCGGCGGGCGCGCTCGGCTTCCTGCAGCGCGGCGAACAGGGCTTCCAGGTCCCCGCCCAGGACGGCGTCCAGGTTGTTCGCCTTGTATCCAATGCGGTGATCAGAGACGCGGGACTCCGGGAAGTTGTACGTGCGGATGCGCTCGGAGCGGTCCAGGGTGCGGATCTGCGCGGCGCGGCCCTCGGCGGCTTCGGCTTCCGCCTCCTCTTCCCGCAACTGCTGGAGGCGAGCGGCCAGCACCTGCATTGCCCGGGCCCGGTTTTGGATCTGCGAGCGTTCCTTCTGGCAGGTGACCACGATGTTGGTGGGCAGGTGGGTGATGCGCACGGCGGAGTCCGTCGTGTTCACGCCCTGCCCGCCCTTGCCGGAGGAGCGGTAGACATCCACGCGGATGTCCTTGTCGTCGATCTCCACGTCCTCGATCTCATCGGGCTCCGGGTAGACCAACACACCGGCGGCCGAGGTTTGAATGCGGCCCTGGGACTCGGTGACGGGAACGCGCTGCACGCGGTGGACGCCGCCTTCGAACTTGAACGCGGACCAGGCACCGTCCCGGGAGGGGTTCTTGGACTTGATGGACATGGTCATGTCCTTCACCCCGCCCAGATCCGTCTCGTTGAGGTCCAGAATCTCCGTGGCGAAGCCGTGGCGCTCAGCGAAGCGCTGGTACATGCGGGCCAACTCCCCGGCGAAGAGAGCGGCCTCCTCTCCCCCGGCGCCGGACTTGATCTCCATGACGATGTCGTCGCTGTCGTGGGGGTCCCGAGGGGCCAGCAGGTCCGTCAGTTGTTCGCGGAGGGTGGCAATCTCGCCATCCAGGCGGTCTGCCTCCGCGGCGAATTCCGCGTCCTCGCTGGCCATCTCCCGGGCTGCGGCGCAGTCCCCCTCCGCCTGGGTCAGGCGGGTGTGGACCTGGATGATGGGCTGTAGCTGGGAAAAGCGCTTGCCCACCCGCCGCGCGGCCGCGGGGTCGTTGTGCAGCTCCGGGTCCGATAGCTGCGCCTCTAGCCCCTGGTACTCAGCCAGGATGTCGTCCACCATCGACGGCGTGGTGTTCATGGGTTTCACGGGTCCTTTACTCCTTGTAGCGGACTAGGGAGAACTAGTCGGTTTCCTCATCCGCCAGCGGGGCGGAGCTGGCGATCTGCAGCATGAAGTCCCGGTTAGTCTTGTTCTTCCGCAGCTGCTTGATCAACAGGTCGATGGCGGCCTGGGGGTCCAGGGCGGAGAGAATGCGGCGCAGCTTGTGCATAATCCGCGCCTCGTCCGGGCCGAGCAGCAGCTCGTCCTTGCGCGTGCCGGAGGGGTTGACGTCCACCGCCGGGAATACCCGACGCTCGGAGATCTTGCGATCCAGCTTGAGCTCCGCGTTGCCGGTGCCCTTGAACTCCTCGAAGATGACCATGTCTCCTGCAGAGCCGGTCTCCACCATGGCGGTGGCGATGATGGTCAGGCTGCCGCCGTTTTCGATGTTGCGCGCGGCTCCCAGGAATCGCTTCGGCGGGTACAGGGCGTTGGAGTCCACACCGCCGGAGAGGATGCGGCCGGAGGCCGGGGAGGAGTTGTTGTAGGCGCGCCCGAGACGGGTGATGGAGTCCAGCAGCAGCACCACGTCCTTGCCCTGTTCCACCAGGCGCTTGGCTCGCTCCACGGCGAGCTCAGCCACGGCGGTGTGCTCTGACGGCGGGCGGTCGAAGGTTGAGGCGATGACCTCCCCCTTCACGCTGCGCTGCATGTCCGTCACTTCCTCCGGTCGCTCGTCGACGAGCACGACCATGAGGTAGCACTCCGGGTTGTTCGTGGAGATCGCGTTGGCGATGTCCTGGAGGATGGTCGTCTTACCGGCCTTCGGCGGGGAGACGATTAGCGCGCGCTGGCCCTTACCGATGGGCATGATGAGGTCGATCACGCGGGTGGTGAGGGTCTTCGGGTCCGTCTCTAGGCGCAAGCGCTGGTTGGGGTAGAGCGGGGTGAGCTTCGCGAAATCCGGGCGCTGGGACGCCT comes from Corynebacterium heidelbergense and encodes:
- a CDS encoding MraY family glycosyltransferase gives rise to the protein MQFGSSQVLAQGYSTGAGVPLRELALVLLVGCGTTFLLTGVVRSLMLRRGHLAVPRERDVHTVPTPRLGGVAMFSGVVMAVVTAGQLPALTRGFPPVTPDMNAVLAASFVIVAVGVVDDLYDISWVVKLVGQVGGSVLMSLMGLSWYLLYWPADGGTTLILDQVQSTVITVLLTVTIINAMNFVDGLDGLAAGLGLIASATILVYSLTILHDQGGTVSAYPPAMISAALAGVCLGFLPHNFSPARIFMGDSGSMLIGVLLSAACVSASGRINMALYGPADAVALLSPVIVVLAALFIPLLDLVLAVVRRVSAGKSPFSPDKEHLHHRLLRLGHTQKRVVLVMYAWVAVAAFGAVGAAVFPPGITAMVFGVALMAVVAITVVPLWREDTQRP
- a CDS encoding L-threonylcarbamoyladenylate synthase produces the protein MSLRVDATDPTDREDALIRAVNAVKGGRLVVLPTDTVYGIGCDAFDNQAVEALLRAKRRGPDMPVPVLIGSWSTVEGLVREYSFNLRRLVEAFWPGGLSVVVHQAPSLPWNLGDTRGTVMLRMPLHPVALELLQRTGPMAVSSANISGQPPAVTVAQAEEQLGGEVGVYMDGGTATVGSPSTIVDLSSGRPRILREGATSAEEVGEVLGMSPAQLRGQI
- a CDS encoding N5-glutamine methyltransferase family protein, which produces MPHLQETDTVGGATRAAARLLADAGVESPLPDARLLMAYALAPAPDREHPRRPVSATELFTRSEDPAPAAFADWVDRRSRREPLQHIVGAAFFDGLDLLAGPEAFLPRPETELMVDWVWREVGGVLKNMQSAPLTAALMPDELTIVDLCTGPGSIALALAARLTRHSYRARIVGVDANSKALDLARANERQLRRRGEIGERVHLEWFSGDVADPGLIMRLGLTAAGDVVMSNPPYVPSESPVSPEVHADPAEAVFAGADGMALMEPLLGAMLQAAAPRCLLAIEHDDSTGEAMAQLLCSRGLRGVRGHRDLAGRDRFVSAEVHRPPTYVPGGSGGSLR
- the prfA gene encoding peptide chain release factor 1, which encodes MNTTPSMVDDILAEYQGLEAQLSDPELHNDPAAARRVGKRFSQLQPIIQVHTRLTQAEGDCAAAREMASEDAEFAAEADRLDGEIATLREQLTDLLAPRDPHDSDDIVMEIKSGAGGEEAALFAGELARMYQRFAERHGFATEILDLNETDLGGVKDMTMSIKSKNPSRDGAWSAFKFEGGVHRVQRVPVTESQGRIQTSAAGVLVYPEPDEIEDVEIDDKDIRVDVYRSSGKGGQGVNTTDSAVRITHLPTNIVVTCQKERSQIQNRARAMQVLAARLQQLREEEAEAEAAEGRAAQIRTLDRSERIRTYNFPESRVSDHRIGYKANNLDAVLGGDLEALFAALQEAERARRLEAES